One Defluviitoga tunisiensis genomic window carries:
- a CDS encoding MarR family winged helix-turn-helix transcriptional regulator, whose protein sequence is MENDLLGQPAQMEKLIREICSKIKSEGRKVLKDFDISPAQFDVMQIIYFRGPKMLSDISKRLGITKSTTTGIVSRLETMGYLTKEKSPEDRRVYMVNITQKGKNIIEEVIETRVKLIEKVYNKLGDKVRTIEILNEINKIMNETKLS, encoded by the coding sequence ATGGAGAATGATCTTTTAGGTCAGCCTGCTCAAATGGAAAAGCTAATAAGAGAAATCTGTTCTAAAATTAAAAGTGAAGGTAGGAAAGTTTTAAAAGATTTTGATATTTCTCCGGCCCAATTTGATGTTATGCAGATTATATATTTTAGAGGTCCAAAAATGCTTAGCGACATAAGTAAAAGACTTGGAATAACCAAAAGTACAACAACAGGTATTGTAAGTAGGCTAGAAACAATGGGATACCTGACTAAAGAAAAGTCTCCTGAAGATCGAAGAGTTTATATGGTAAATATTACCCAAAAAGGAAAGAATATAATTGAAGAAGTTATTGAAACTAGGGTAAAATTAATAGAAAAAGTTTATAATAAATTGGGAGATAAGGTTAGAACTATAGAAATATTAAATGAGATAAATAAAATCATGAATGAAACCAAATTGAGCTAG
- a CDS encoding MATE family efflux transporter yields the protein MEKDLTQGPLLRQILTMSIPTMIGYAAQMVYDLVDIYWVGKISSEAVAGVTLFSTIFWIVTALNEIIGSSSISLISQAYGQKDYEQTKIAIEQTISFKFLMASIAAVLIAVLLKPLMLLFSEADVVQHGLDYGYIRLFFLPIMFSSYSINTVFRCIGDSKIPMSIMILVSFLNVILDAVFMFETIPFTNLKGLNLGVFGAGLATVVSQTISFLIGFIILFTRTHNVKPSIKGLFKLNPQIDKKLLTIGLPNGIEIFFRNLSNIVVLGFVSMFGTAAIAANGIAGRLFGFAFVPLSGLTSGSSSVVGQCLGAENIQRAEKASHLAAVVATIIMSGSIFLAFGFGKEVILFFTKDPEVIKLGSDFLKFGSLGLVALGYGMGLASVFSASGYNFPYLVSSIFSRWAVQFVILVITIKFLNLSIIWIWLSYMFGDIAEALVFIYFYLRGDWKRKRAW from the coding sequence ATGGAAAAAGATTTAACACAAGGTCCTCTCTTAAGACAAATATTGACTATGTCCATTCCTACAATGATAGGATATGCTGCTCAAATGGTATATGATTTGGTAGATATATACTGGGTTGGCAAAATCTCAAGTGAAGCAGTGGCAGGAGTTACTTTATTTTCAACTATTTTTTGGATTGTAACCGCCTTGAACGAAATTATTGGTTCCAGTTCTATATCTTTAATTTCTCAAGCTTATGGACAAAAAGACTATGAACAAACTAAAATAGCTATAGAACAAACAATTAGCTTTAAGTTTTTAATGGCATCAATCGCAGCGGTTTTAATTGCTGTTTTATTAAAACCTTTAATGCTGTTGTTTTCTGAAGCAGATGTTGTACAACATGGATTGGATTATGGTTATATTAGACTTTTTTTCTTACCCATAATGTTTTCTTCCTACTCGATAAACACTGTTTTTCGATGTATAGGAGACTCAAAAATACCTATGAGTATTATGATTTTAGTTAGTTTCTTAAATGTCATTTTGGACGCAGTATTTATGTTTGAAACGATTCCTTTTACTAATTTAAAAGGTCTTAATTTAGGGGTGTTCGGAGCTGGGTTGGCTACTGTCGTATCTCAAACTATATCTTTTCTTATTGGATTCATAATCTTATTTACAAGAACCCATAATGTAAAACCTTCAATAAAAGGTTTATTTAAGCTTAACCCTCAAATTGATAAAAAATTATTAACTATAGGACTACCAAACGGTATAGAAATCTTTTTTAGAAATCTTTCAAATATTGTAGTGTTAGGTTTTGTTTCAATGTTCGGTACAGCTGCAATTGCAGCTAATGGAATAGCTGGAAGACTTTTTGGATTTGCTTTTGTACCTTTATCAGGACTTACTTCAGGATCATCATCTGTTGTAGGTCAATGTTTAGGAGCTGAAAATATACAAAGAGCAGAAAAAGCCTCTCATTTAGCTGCTGTAGTTGCAACAATAATAATGAGTGGATCTATTTTCTTAGCTTTTGGTTTTGGAAAAGAGGTAATTCTATTTTTTACTAAAGATCCGGAGGTTATAAAACTAGGTTCGGATTTTTTAAAATTTGGTTCACTTGGACTTGTTGCTTTAGGATATGGAATGGGTTTAGCTAGTGTTTTTTCTGCTTCAGGATATAATTTTCCTTATTTGGTATCCAGCATCTTTTCAAGGTGGGCAGTTCAATTTGTTATATTGGTCATTACAATTAAGTTTTTAAATTTATCAATAATATGGATATGGCTTTCATACATGTTCGGTGATATTGCTGAAGCTCTGGTATTCATTTACTTCTATTTACGTGGTGACTGGAAAAGAAAGAGAGCCTGGTAA